The following proteins are co-located in the Moraxella nasovis genome:
- the parE gene encoding DNA topoisomerase IV subunit B, with translation MTNYTSQNLEVLTGLEPVRRRPGMYTDTTRPNHLAAEVIDNSVDEALAGHAKNITVTLHADGSLSVLDDGRGMPTDIHPEFGQSGIELILTRLHAGGKFSTDNYAISGGLHGVGISVVNALSHRVEVTVWRDGFEYTMAFEEGVAVTPLTQAAAKNKKMRGTKVQFWADERYFDHPKFAIKPLKHSLQAKAVLLAGLLVRFVDEVGDESESWQYTDGVVQYLTEQLGDVPTLPEEPFYFGTEPKAGERGAATFAISWLPEGGNAIQESYVNLIPTAQGGTHVNGLRTGVLEALREFCEIHNLLPRSVRLSADDVWDGVNFILSLKFAEPQFSGQTKERLSSREAAPIVQTLAKDSFSLWLNANPDTAKTIAELAIHKAGKRLKSAQKVARKKTVGGPALPGKLADCKGDLQDGAELFLVEGDSAGGSAKQARDRHFQAILPLRGKILNSWEVSSDTVLSSNEIHDIAIAIGMDPNSDDLSELRYEKICILADADSDGLHIATLICALFVKHFKSLVEAGHLFVAMPPLYRVDIAKDVHYALDQDELDAILQKAGNKKPQITRFKGLGEMSADQLRETTMNPDTRRLVQLDIDDFGETSSIMDMLLAKKRAADRKAWLETKGDLAQISV, from the coding sequence ATGACTAATTACACTTCTCAAAACTTAGAAGTCTTAACTGGGCTTGAGCCTGTTCGCCGTCGTCCTGGTATGTACACTGACACCACACGCCCCAACCATTTGGCAGCAGAGGTGATTGATAACTCGGTTGATGAAGCCTTGGCAGGGCATGCTAAGAACATCACTGTAACCCTGCATGCAGATGGTTCTTTATCGGTGCTTGATGATGGGCGTGGTATGCCAACGGATATCCACCCTGAGTTTGGTCAGTCAGGCATAGAGCTTATCTTAACTCGGCTGCATGCAGGCGGTAAATTTAGCACCGATAATTATGCCATATCAGGTGGCTTGCATGGTGTGGGGATTAGCGTGGTGAATGCCTTATCGCACCGTGTTGAGGTTACAGTTTGGCGAGATGGCTTTGAGTATACGATGGCGTTTGAAGAGGGAGTAGCGGTTACGCCACTAACCCAAGCTGCCGCCAAAAATAAGAAAATGCGTGGCACTAAAGTGCAGTTTTGGGCAGATGAGCGATATTTTGATCACCCAAAATTTGCCATCAAGCCACTAAAGCACAGCCTACAAGCCAAGGCGGTGTTATTGGCGGGGCTTTTGGTTAGGTTCGTTGATGAGGTGGGTGATGAGAGCGAGTCTTGGCAATATACTGATGGCGTGGTGCAGTATCTAACAGAGCAGCTTGGCGATGTGCCAACGCTGCCAGAAGAGCCGTTTTATTTTGGCACCGAGCCAAAAGCGGGCGAGCGAGGAGCGGCAACTTTTGCGATATCGTGGCTGCCTGAGGGTGGTAATGCTATCCAAGAAAGTTATGTCAATCTGATTCCGACAGCCCAAGGTGGCACGCATGTCAATGGACTGCGTACTGGCGTGCTTGAAGCGTTACGAGAGTTTTGCGAGATTCATAACTTACTGCCACGTTCTGTGCGTCTTAGTGCTGATGATGTATGGGATGGGGTGAATTTTATTTTATCCTTAAAATTTGCCGAACCCCAGTTTAGCGGTCAGACCAAAGAACGCTTATCTAGCCGAGAGGCAGCTCCCATCGTACAGACGCTTGCCAAAGACAGCTTTAGCTTGTGGCTAAATGCCAATCCTGATACTGCCAAAACAATCGCTGAGCTTGCCATTCATAAAGCGGGTAAACGCCTAAAATCTGCCCAAAAAGTCGCTCGCAAAAAGACAGTGGGCGGGCCTGCCTTGCCAGGTAAGCTCGCTGATTGTAAGGGTGATTTACAAGATGGGGCAGAGCTTTTCTTAGTTGAGGGTGATTCGGCAGGGGGGAGTGCTAAGCAAGCCAGAGATAGACATTTTCAGGCGATTTTACCGCTGCGTGGTAAAATTTTAAATAGCTGGGAGGTGTCAAGCGATACGGTGTTATCCAGTAATGAAATCCACGACATCGCCATCGCCATCGGTATGGATCCTAATTCAGATGATTTATCTGAGCTGCGTTATGAGAAGATTTGTATCTTAGCGGATGCAGACTCAGACGGCTTGCACATTGCCACGCTGATCTGTGCGTTATTTGTCAAGCACTTTAAAAGCCTTGTTGAGGCGGGGCATTTATTTGTTGCGATGCCACCTTTATATCGTGTGGACATCGCCAAAGACGTGCATTACGCACTTGATCAAGATGAGCTTGATGCGATTTTACAAAAGGCGGGCAATAAAAAGCCACAAATCACTCGCTTTAAAGGCTTAGGTGAGATGAGTGCTGATCAGCTGCGTGAGACCACGATGAACCCAGACACTCGCCGTTTGGTTCAGCTAGATATTGATGATTTTGGTGAGACCAGTAGCATCATGGATATGCTCCTTGCCAAAAAACGTGCCGCCGACCGTAAGGCGTGGCTAGAGACAAAAGGCGACTTAGCGCAGATAAGTGTGTAG